Proteins encoded in a region of the Kiritimatiellia bacterium genome:
- a CDS encoding oligosaccharide flippase family protein → MTVQRRKILLANTLANAIGQLTGPLLSFLLVPLYIHYLGLESYGLIGFFAALQLVLAIFSQGISLALQRELARRLADPKQAATSRRLTRTFEVLYGTIGLMCAAVIASASGAIARHWVTLEQVNAPTVALALTFLALKIAAYFLYGLYQSIFIGSERQVLGNLVTVAGSLVHAAAGAAAAIATRNIAVLCAAEAAASVALVVAQRIAAHSILPAEENGPRFEWSELKRLWGLSAGLIWTSGTGVLITQMDRILLAKWVPATMLAVYNAGSAGGKLASLVYTPFLTAIYPETCKVVASAEPAEITRHVLRNAKIVAALCMSFGLYLCFFSPEVLRFWTRNDQIAREGAAVMSIYLIGCVAQAYASVFYILMVAKGFVHWPAWINAFSLVWYPFALAGLTASWGLAGAAASWLAYCGLTLILLATASFRHHLDRFAWIRYLHLLGWSSITGACLMLAARAAAHVLNVDSPLSRLVIGAPFAMAAFIVLMIGALGWSATKQRVLSFVKRRHE, encoded by the coding sequence ATGACGGTGCAGCGACGAAAAATCTTGCTTGCGAATACCCTCGCGAATGCGATCGGCCAGCTGACGGGGCCCCTGCTTTCGTTTCTACTGGTTCCTCTTTACATTCATTACTTGGGTTTGGAGAGCTACGGATTGATCGGATTTTTCGCCGCGCTGCAATTGGTGCTCGCGATTTTTTCTCAGGGGATCTCTCTGGCCCTCCAGCGTGAACTCGCTCGGCGCCTCGCGGATCCAAAGCAGGCCGCCACGAGCCGTCGCCTGACTCGAACATTTGAGGTGCTCTACGGAACGATTGGCTTGATGTGCGCAGCTGTCATCGCGTCTGCCTCCGGCGCGATCGCTCGCCATTGGGTCACATTGGAGCAAGTCAACGCTCCAACAGTCGCGCTCGCGCTAACTTTCCTGGCCCTGAAGATTGCCGCCTATTTCCTCTATGGTTTGTATCAGTCCATTTTCATAGGCTCGGAGCGGCAGGTATTGGGCAACCTCGTGACCGTGGCGGGCTCCTTAGTGCATGCTGCCGCCGGGGCCGCCGCTGCGATCGCGACCCGGAATATAGCCGTTCTGTGCGCTGCAGAGGCGGCGGCGTCGGTTGCGCTGGTGGTCGCGCAACGAATCGCTGCCCATTCGATACTGCCCGCTGAGGAAAACGGACCCCGCTTCGAATGGTCGGAGCTGAAGCGCCTGTGGGGCTTGTCGGCCGGCCTCATCTGGACCTCGGGCACGGGAGTGCTGATCACACAAATGGATCGCATCCTGCTTGCCAAATGGGTGCCCGCCACGATGCTTGCCGTTTACAATGCAGGTTCGGCTGGCGGAAAATTAGCGAGCCTCGTCTACACGCCTTTTCTGACGGCGATTTATCCCGAAACCTGCAAGGTTGTGGCGTCCGCGGAACCCGCCGAGATCACGCGGCACGTGCTTAGAAACGCCAAAATCGTTGCCGCCTTGTGCATGAGCTTCGGACTCTATCTTTGTTTTTTCTCCCCCGAGGTTTTGAGGTTTTGGACGCGAAATGATCAGATTGCCCGAGAGGGCGCCGCGGTCATGTCGATCTATCTCATCGGCTGCGTCGCGCAAGCGTACGCCTCGGTGTTTTACATCCTGATGGTGGCGAAGGGGTTTGTCCATTGGCCCGCATGGATTAACGCCTTTTCGCTGGTGTGGTATCCATTCGCCTTGGCAGGCCTGACAGCATCGTGGGGCTTGGCTGGTGCGGCCGCGAGCTGGTTGGCTTACTGCGGGCTGACTCTCATCCTGCTCGCGACTGCAAGTTTTCGGCATCATCTTGATCGATTCGCGTGGATACGTTATCTTCATTTGCTCGGATGGAGCTCGATTACAGGAGCGTGCCTCATGCTCGCCGCGCGCGCGGCGGCGCACGTGCTGAACGTCGATTCGCCTCTTTCGAGACTTGTGATTGGAGCGCCGTTCGCAATGGCTGCATTTATTGTCCTGATGATTGGCGCGCTGGGATGGTCGGCAACCAAGCAGCGCGTATTATCCTTCGTTAAGCGACGGCATGAGTAA